Proteins encoded within one genomic window of Pseudomonadota bacterium:
- the ybaK gene encoding Cys-tRNA(Pro) deacylase, whose product MTPAVNVLKKAKTSFTLHQYEHDPAVTAYGAEAAAKLGISGDRIFKTLIVAVGDKKLAVAVIPVSCQLNLKAAAQAFGVKKVLLAEPETATRVTGYLLGGVSPLGQKKKLPTLIAREACAWPTIYISGGRRGLDIEIAPADLARLLDSGFAVLV is encoded by the coding sequence GTGACTCCGGCCGTAAATGTCCTGAAAAAAGCGAAAACCAGCTTTACCTTGCATCAGTATGAACATGACCCCGCAGTTACCGCCTACGGTGCCGAGGCCGCAGCAAAACTTGGAATCAGTGGCGATCGGATTTTCAAGACCCTGATCGTTGCCGTGGGTGATAAAAAACTGGCGGTGGCGGTGATTCCGGTTTCCTGCCAACTCAATCTGAAAGCCGCGGCTCAGGCTTTCGGGGTCAAAAAGGTGCTGCTGGCCGAACCTGAGACAGCCACCCGGGTGACGGGTTATCTTCTGGGCGGCGTCAGTCCTTTGGGGCAGAAGAAAAAACTGCCGACGCTGATTGCGCGGGAAGCTTGCGCCTGGCCGACAATCTACATCAGCGGTGGTCGTCGGGGGCTGGATATCGAGATTGCTCCGGCGGATTTGGCCCGCCTGCTTGATTCCGGCTTTGCCGTCCTGGTTTGA